In the genome of Paracoccus tegillarcae, one region contains:
- a CDS encoding TAXI family TRAP transporter solute-binding subunit: MLTRRTTLMTLAASVAALGAPAAFANEFYKMATLGPGSSPYMVMSTFARLVEERLGDVTFQVNATGAATQHGLQAGAGQLDFFMMAPIVHNLMLSGEGMFAEIPQAPEMAKNLRSLFIFPLGYYHIVTWADSGIETLDDVAGKTVFLGPPGGSAARTMEAIIEGATGLKADTDYTAVRIGWDAATQAFQDGRIDVYANPTLPPSPVIQQLSISRPVRLLGMSEEQMATDGVQAMTNRAGGTIATIPAGTYGDAVVNDADVTTVGSYAGIGTNASLPEEQIYRIVKAFWEGVQETQSSTPWLRNVTLEGAFHDLNMPLHPGAIRYYEEIGLTIPDAVRPPA; the protein is encoded by the coding sequence ATGCTGACACGACGCACAACACTCATGACCCTTGCTGCCAGTGTGGCAGCGTTGGGCGCGCCCGCTGCCTTTGCGAATGAGTTCTACAAGATGGCGACGTTGGGGCCGGGATCATCGCCCTATATGGTGATGTCGACCTTTGCCCGGCTGGTCGAGGAACGTCTGGGCGATGTCACTTTCCAGGTGAACGCCACCGGGGCGGCCACGCAGCACGGCCTGCAGGCTGGCGCCGGGCAGTTGGACTTTTTCATGATGGCGCCCATCGTGCACAACCTGATGCTGAGCGGCGAAGGGATGTTCGCGGAAATTCCGCAAGCGCCCGAAATGGCAAAGAACCTGCGCAGCCTGTTCATCTTTCCTCTCGGTTATTATCACATCGTCACCTGGGCGGATTCGGGTATCGAAACGCTGGATGATGTCGCCGGAAAGACCGTGTTCCTCGGCCCGCCGGGCGGCAGCGCCGCGCGGACGATGGAGGCAATCATCGAGGGTGCGACGGGACTGAAGGCCGATACCGACTATACCGCCGTGCGGATCGGTTGGGATGCGGCGACGCAGGCGTTTCAGGATGGGCGCATCGACGTCTATGCAAACCCGACACTGCCGCCCTCGCCGGTGATCCAGCAGCTTTCCATCTCGCGGCCGGTTCGCCTGCTTGGGATGAGCGAGGAACAAATGGCCACGGACGGCGTGCAAGCCATGACCAATCGTGCGGGCGGCACCATCGCCACGATCCCCGCCGGGACCTATGGCGATGCGGTCGTGAACGACGCTGATGTGACAACCGTCGGCTCTTATGCGGGGATCGGCACCAATGCCAGCCTGCCCGAAGAGCAGATCTACCGCATCGTCAAGGCGTTCTGGGAAGGGGTTCAGGAAACCCAATCGTCGACGCCATGGCTGCGCAATGTCACCCTGGAAGGCGCGTTTCACGATCTGAACATGCCGCTGCACCCCGGTGCCATCCGCTATTACGAAGAGATCGGTCTGACGATCCCTGATGCGGTG